Proteins encoded together in one Festucalex cinctus isolate MCC-2025b chromosome 8, RoL_Fcin_1.0, whole genome shotgun sequence window:
- the bin2b gene encoding bridging integrator 2b isoform X1 — MAENKIGPNLQSGAGIFAKRVQKSLNRAQEKVLQKLGKTMETKDEQFEVCSQNLNKQQIDGSRLLKDVKAYYVAVKAVHETSKRLSQTLRDVYESDWNGVEDLAVIIQSEDLLWNDYEEKMNDQIVRTMENYTSQFPEVKERVAKRGRKLVDYDSARHHLEALQSAKKKDDAKIVKAEEEFNKAQNVFEEINQELRDELPVLYQSRIGCYVTVFQNVSNLRDVFYKEMSVLNRDLYNVMKKLEDQHSGKKFIVKGLNSATVKSKKTKSLLISNPIPCNTAFPADHVSIHSSAQNGKNALPSSPPPPQTQSDSGETCAAQESVAPPKSGLSSDSDLSSCGTNTPRRRSECVSERSDTSPSESLAEAEAELATNQSDDSGVPKSDAARRDTSSPSDCAGSDEAAVAEREDDDDASEAPSEEAESKSPPVPAPRVSFRSEKPPLLTAKEEETAESDNKEMTDGSEDDGYPPGFLYKGVALKSYAASESGQLQFEEGEIILVFADTQQEGALKGVREESWQLHRDVENHAGTFSEGLIGPV; from the exons ATGGCCGAGAATAAAATAGGACCGAACCTGCAGTCCGGTGCAGGAATTTTCGCTAAAAGAGTCCAGAAGTCATTGAATCGCGCACAGGAGAAG GTCCTACaaaaactgggaaaaaccatgGAGACGAAGGATGAACAGTTTGAGGTTTGCTCGCAGAACCTCAACAAACAACAG ATTGACGGAAGCCGCTTGCTTAAAGATGTCAAGGCCTACTATGTTGCGGTGAAAG CTGTACACGAGACATCGAAGCGGCTGTCTCAGACGTTGCGAGACGTCTACGAATCGGACTGGAACGGAGTGGAGGACCTTGCTGTCATTATACAA AGTGAAGATTTACTGTGGAACGACTATGAGGAGAAAATGAACGACCAGATCGTGCGCACCATGGAAAACTATACGAGCCAGTTTCCAGAAGTCAAG gaaCGAGTCGCTAAACGTGGCCGAAAGCTGGTGGACTACGATTCAGCGCGTCACCACCTGGAGGCGCTTCAGAGTGCCAAGAAAAAGGATGATGCCAAAATTGTGAAG GCAGAGGAGGAGTTCAACAAAGCCCAGAATGTCTTTGAGGAGATAAATCAGGAGCTGAGGGACGAGCTGCCTGTTCTTTATCAGAG ccGCATCGGTTGCTACGTGACCGTCTTCCAAAATGTATCAAATCTGAGAGATGTCTTCTATAAGGAAATGAGTGTG CTTAACAGGGATTTGTACAATGTGATGAAGAAACTAGAAGATCAACACTCTGGAAAAAAATTCATCGTAAAGGGTCTGAACAg cgcCACAGTGAAATCAAAGAAGACAAAGTCCCTGCTCATCTCCAATCCAATCCCGTGCAACACGGCCTTCCCGGCTGATCACGTCTCCATCCATTCCTCAGCCCAAAATGGCAAAAACGCTTTACCGTCCTCTCCGCCGCCGCCACAAACGCAAAGCGACTCGGGCGAGACGTGCGCGGCGCAGGAAAGCGTGGCCCCTCCCAAAAGCGGCCTCTCGTCAGACTCCGACCTGAGCTCCTGCGGCACCAACACGCCCAGGAGGCGGTCGGAGTGCGTCAGCGAGCGCAGCGACACGAGCCCGAGCGAAAGTCTGGCGGAGGCGGAAGCCGAACTGGCCACGAATCAGTCGGACGACTCCGGCGTCCCCAAATCGGACGCCGCGAGGCGAGACACGTCCAGCCCTTCCGACTGCGCCGGTAGTGACGAAGCGGCCGTTGCTGAGCGGGAGGACGACGACGATGCGAGTGAGGCGCCGTCGGAGGAAGCCGAGAGCAAAAGTCCACCAGTTCCAGCCCCTCGTGTATCTTTCCGCTCGGAGAAACCTCCGCTCCTGACCGCTAAGGAGGAGGAGACGGCAGAATCGGACAACAAAGAGATGACGGATGGGTCAGAAGATGACGGCTATCCACCTGGCTTTCTCTACAAG GGGGTGGCGCTAAAGAGTTACGCGGCTTCTGAAAGTGGCCAGCTGCAATTTGAAGAGGGGGAAATCATCCTGGTGTTTGCCGACACCCAGCAG GAAGGCGCGTTGAAAGGAGTCCGGGAGGAGAGCTGGCAACTGCACCGAGATGTCGAGAATCACGCCGGGACTTTCTCAGAAGGCCTCATTGGGCCCGTTTAG
- the bin2b gene encoding bridging integrator 2b isoform X2, whose amino-acid sequence METKDEQFEVCSQNLNKQQIDGSRLLKDVKAYYVAVKAVHETSKRLSQTLRDVYESDWNGVEDLAVIIQSEDLLWNDYEEKMNDQIVRTMENYTSQFPEVKERVAKRGRKLVDYDSARHHLEALQSAKKKDDAKIVKAEEEFNKAQNVFEEINQELRDELPVLYQSRIGCYVTVFQNVSNLRDVFYKEMSVLNRDLYNVMKKLEDQHSGKKFIVKGLNSATVKSKKTKSLLISNPIPCNTAFPADHVSIHSSAQNGKNALPSSPPPPQTQSDSGETCAAQESVAPPKSGLSSDSDLSSCGTNTPRRRSECVSERSDTSPSESLAEAEAELATNQSDDSGVPKSDAARRDTSSPSDCAGSDEAAVAEREDDDDASEAPSEEAESKSPPVPAPRVSFRSEKPPLLTAKEEETAESDNKEMTDGSEDDGYPPGFLYKGVALKSYAASESGQLQFEEGEIILVFADTQQEGALKGVREESWQLHRDVENHAGTFSEGLIGPV is encoded by the exons atgGAGACGAAGGATGAACAGTTTGAGGTTTGCTCGCAGAACCTCAACAAACAACAG ATTGACGGAAGCCGCTTGCTTAAAGATGTCAAGGCCTACTATGTTGCGGTGAAAG CTGTACACGAGACATCGAAGCGGCTGTCTCAGACGTTGCGAGACGTCTACGAATCGGACTGGAACGGAGTGGAGGACCTTGCTGTCATTATACAA AGTGAAGATTTACTGTGGAACGACTATGAGGAGAAAATGAACGACCAGATCGTGCGCACCATGGAAAACTATACGAGCCAGTTTCCAGAAGTCAAG gaaCGAGTCGCTAAACGTGGCCGAAAGCTGGTGGACTACGATTCAGCGCGTCACCACCTGGAGGCGCTTCAGAGTGCCAAGAAAAAGGATGATGCCAAAATTGTGAAG GCAGAGGAGGAGTTCAACAAAGCCCAGAATGTCTTTGAGGAGATAAATCAGGAGCTGAGGGACGAGCTGCCTGTTCTTTATCAGAG ccGCATCGGTTGCTACGTGACCGTCTTCCAAAATGTATCAAATCTGAGAGATGTCTTCTATAAGGAAATGAGTGTG CTTAACAGGGATTTGTACAATGTGATGAAGAAACTAGAAGATCAACACTCTGGAAAAAAATTCATCGTAAAGGGTCTGAACAg cgcCACAGTGAAATCAAAGAAGACAAAGTCCCTGCTCATCTCCAATCCAATCCCGTGCAACACGGCCTTCCCGGCTGATCACGTCTCCATCCATTCCTCAGCCCAAAATGGCAAAAACGCTTTACCGTCCTCTCCGCCGCCGCCACAAACGCAAAGCGACTCGGGCGAGACGTGCGCGGCGCAGGAAAGCGTGGCCCCTCCCAAAAGCGGCCTCTCGTCAGACTCCGACCTGAGCTCCTGCGGCACCAACACGCCCAGGAGGCGGTCGGAGTGCGTCAGCGAGCGCAGCGACACGAGCCCGAGCGAAAGTCTGGCGGAGGCGGAAGCCGAACTGGCCACGAATCAGTCGGACGACTCCGGCGTCCCCAAATCGGACGCCGCGAGGCGAGACACGTCCAGCCCTTCCGACTGCGCCGGTAGTGACGAAGCGGCCGTTGCTGAGCGGGAGGACGACGACGATGCGAGTGAGGCGCCGTCGGAGGAAGCCGAGAGCAAAAGTCCACCAGTTCCAGCCCCTCGTGTATCTTTCCGCTCGGAGAAACCTCCGCTCCTGACCGCTAAGGAGGAGGAGACGGCAGAATCGGACAACAAAGAGATGACGGATGGGTCAGAAGATGACGGCTATCCACCTGGCTTTCTCTACAAG GGGGTGGCGCTAAAGAGTTACGCGGCTTCTGAAAGTGGCCAGCTGCAATTTGAAGAGGGGGAAATCATCCTGGTGTTTGCCGACACCCAGCAG GAAGGCGCGTTGAAAGGAGTCCGGGAGGAGAGCTGGCAACTGCACCGAGATGTCGAGAATCACGCCGGGACTTTCTCAGAAGGCCTCATTGGGCCCGTTTAG